The DNA region CTTTATCAGATAGCAGAAATGGCAACATCACATTGGAAAAACAAACATCCACTGGAAACTCGACTGATAATAGTCACTCATCGCGAATAATCAAGTTCTCTGTAAGTCATTACGTCTAATTTGCTGCAACAGTTGTCTGGATGTTTTAACCAACTTTGAGAGAACTTTTTGTCTTTCAGGGTCGACCAGCTGAAGCAGGCGTTATGCTGCTTGAAGATGCTGATCTAGAAAGCGCAGGTGGAAAAGCTACAGCTTGCAGAAGCCTAGCTTCATTAGCAGTTAGTTCAAATAAAGGTAATATAATTTGTACTTAGAGTTGTCTGGTAGCATCTTTCGTGGTAACTATATCCGGGAAGGAGCTGCATGTATCCAGTAACCAAATATTGAAATTTCATATGTAATAAGTTTCACCGCTCCAGTCAGCTAAATTTCTAGGTTTGCCACCTGAACCTTGGACAACCCGTTGCATCTGATAAACTAACGATGAAGTTTCCCTTTAAAAATTGCAGTGTACAATGAACAAGGAGTTCCGACGTCATTTAAAGTCCCTTCTGGAGCAGTGATACCATTCGGTTCGATGGAAATGGCTCTGGAAAACAGTGGATCATTAGAGACCTACAGATCCCTTCTTGAAAGCATTGAAACTGCAAAAGTGGACAAAGAACTCGATAAACTCTGTGACGAATTACAGGAGCTTGTATCTTCTTTAAACCCTTCAAAAGCAATCATCGACAGGTTATCACAAATATTCCCCACAACAGCACGCTTAATAGTCCGTTCCAGTGCAAATGTGGAGGACTTGGCCGGAATGTCAGCTGCAGGGCTTTATGAATCCATTCCCAACATCAGCCCTTTGAATCCAATCATATTTGGACGTGCTGTCACCCGTGTTTGGGCGTCATTGTACACACGCAGGGCAGTTCTAAGCCGCAGGGCTGCTGGCGTGCGCCAGGCTGAGGCTGTGATGGCTGTTCTGGTGCAAGAAATGTTGTCTCCGGACCTGTCTTTTGTGCTACATACCCTTAGCCCTACAGACAATGATCATAGTCTGGTGGAGGCTGAAATTGCTCCAGGTCTCGGGGAAACTCTGGCTTCAGGTACGAGAGGAACTCCTTGGCGTCTCTCGTGCGGGAAGTTTGAAGGCACAGTGAAGACATTGGCATTTGCCAATTTCAGCACTGAGTTGGTGGTGGGAGGCAGCGGCCCTGCTGACGGAGAAGTGATGCAGTTAACCGCAGATTACAGCAAGGAACCCTTGACGGTGGACAGAGTTTATAGACAACAGCTCGGGCAGCGACTCGGTGCCATTGGTTTCTTCCTGGAGCAGAAGTTTGGTTGTCCGCAGGATGTAGAAGGTTGTTTGGTTGGAAAAGACATATATATCGTGCAGACAAGGCCTCAACCGCGATAAAGATGATTGCATTTGGAAAGAGGAATACAAGGGCCAAGTCATACCAACATGCCACGAAGTTCGTGACCATCCATCGTTCATTATATTTTAGAATGACGGATGCATAATTCTATATGACAGTTGATACATGATATTAACAAATTTTGCCCTCTCAAGTAGTGTTTACGAAAATTATCGATTAAAGATCATCACTTCACAATAAGCACTGCGATAATTTAAAGACCATCATTTCAAAATAAGCACTGCGATATAGAGATGTCTATGTTCAAATCAAGTTCGAACAAAAATGTTGGATTAAATTGCACAACTCCTTAAAATGGTAACTAAACAAAGCAATCTTTAAGGCGCAAGTCTGAATCACGACGTTGGTAACCAAGCCTAAACATTTACAAAAGAACATAGAGAAGAATTTGCTTGTGCTGTTGAAGGGGTTAGATTTCCGGTCAAATTCCTGTTGAAAGTAACTGCAGAAATTGAAAACAAAAAACCATCAAATAAAAAACTGCGGTTATCAACCACGACAAATGCCAAGAACAGTTCATACGAACTGATAAGAAGCTCTTTCTTGTGAAGCGGGTAGAAAATCACCTTCAGAAAAGGAAAACAGAGATCAAGATAGCTTAGCAAGAACAAAGATCAAAGTCTGCTACGTAAGAATGCAAACCAAAAACAAATAGATGTTTTTTATAAGTTTTCTCCACTTAACCATTACCAAGAAAATTATATTTGGAACTCTTCTAGTAGTAAAAATAAGGAATCCTTGGAGTTACCTGTACAGCTTCGAATTGCCAAAAAGAGAGTTTCTAGTTGATTTAGAACGTGCTTCTTTTTAAAGCTGAGGCTTTTCAGAATTGATAATAAGGCCTACAAACACTCCGTTGCTATTCCGACTAGGAGAAGAATTCGGTTGGTTGCTGATAATACTATTTTCTTTGTATTCACCATCTGTGCGACAATCCTCATTGCGCAAACCACGTTCCGCAGGCTTGGATATCTCGATGATCTTTCCAAACAATTGAAATGAATGACCACCAATTGGACTTGAAGAAGAATGTCCTTGCTGTCCAGATGACCCAATGCCACAGAACTGATCGCTGTTCTGACTACTTGATGATAAGTTGTGCAGAGGTGAGTTTTTAATGTTCAGAGCTGCAGAGACTGGTTTCGAATTTGAATCTGCACCATTTGTAAGTAGGTTGGCGAAAGTCTGGAGGGAGTTGTCACTCTCGGAGTTGGACAAACTGGATATACAACATTGATCTCGCCTGGCTCCCTGCATGCTAGCAGGAAAAGAAGAATGATTGAACACGGACGAGTTCAGATTCTCTGCCATTGCATTAGTTATCTCGTTCATAGGGACATAACAATTTGCCTCTCCATGATGctggaggacttttaatttCTTATGATAAGGAAATGGAGAATGAAGCTGTGGCAAAGGCAGAACATATTCGATTTGCCAAGGGTTCAATCTGTTCATGTTCTGCAGGGGTTGAGCATCATCCCATGTTACCTACAtgagaaaattaaagaacttCAGAACAAGAGGGTGGTAGGAAGCTATTGAATGTCACGTTGTCTTGCAGTATTCACTAAAAGTACTGGGATGACTTGATGAAAAcagaataaaaaagaaaaagaaaatcacCAGCAAGAAGAAACAAACGCAGACATCATCCTATGCAAGTTCGAAGTTTGAAACTCTTGGGGTTTCCAATACACTGCCAGTTTATCCATTTCACATAATGATAACTGCTAGACATATGCGTTTGAGTCATCTGACAATTTCAGAACATTTTCTTGTAGTTCGAACATAAAGTCAAACTGTACGCATGACCTAAACACATTGATTTCCGTATCCAGCAAATCTTACAAAGCGAGTTTGACTTTACACCTAAAATCCCAAATACAAGAGCTTGAAATTAAGCATGATTATATAGCATCTAACCAAATCAATCACAGGGCATCATTGACTCAAATATAACATAACAAATCAAACCATGTTTCAGGGCAATGCTCTAAATATCCAATCACCGCCTGTCCGCCTCCATCTTCTGAACAATGAAACAAATCCAATTTATTGCAACATATATCATGCAGCAGTCCTGAATTGCATAACGTCGGTAACAGAAACAAAGCCTATAAACCTTTCTTACAATCCGTTCAATACATTAAACAGTAAATTAGAGAATTTTTTAATAGTTTTTACATCATTAATTATAGAAGATAAGGCATAcgaccaaatttttttttctaggaaaaagaaaaaaacaaaacataGAGAACATAATATCGACCGGACAGCCCATAATCAACTCAAGCCAATACCGGAAACATAAATACAACCTCCGAAATCCAACATGCATGATGTGGAACTGTCCTAAACATCAAAACAATGCTCACTGTAGCTAACATTAAAACTTACTCAACGCACAAATAATGGCAAAAGAATccagaaaggaaaaataataatCTACTGTTATACAATCTCATAATCAAGATAAATATCCACCCAAGAGTATCATATAAAATCAACATAAATGTACAGTTGAATCGTATCATACCTGGAGCATGCGCCAGGGAGAACCACGCCATGGCCCGGCCTCCGGTGACCCGGCAGCCGTTATGGTTCCGTGATACCATGTCATCCTCGACGTATCCTCCGTCTCTACTGCCATTTTCACCTGCATTCCAGGGCTCCAGCAAATCCGCAATGCATCTTCCACCCTCTCCGCGCTCACCACAAAATCCGGCAATCCAGCCTTAGGATAATACACCACCTCGAATGCCATTCCTTTCGCCGCCTTCTCCATCGCCTCCATCACCTCATCCTTGCTACCATTGGAAGTGCTTTCGGCAGAGGTCCATGCGTTTTTGTTGCCAAATCGAACGG from Primulina tabacum isolate GXHZ01 chromosome 14, ASM2559414v2, whole genome shotgun sequence includes:
- the LOC142525529 gene encoding auxin response factor 17-like — encoded protein: MSNHATASEVDAGVWLAIAGSSVQIPSPHSYVYYFPEGHIEHSPSPTIVNSGIPLKRPLIFCQVLSARLLSSHISDLVFAKILLQPLHPHVQRAANRHGNGDDIQNGVVSFAKILTPSDANNGGGFSVPRYCAESIFPPLDFEADPPVQNLTMKDTNNNAWEFRHIYRGTPRRHLLTTGWSKFVNAKRLVAGDSTVFMRKESTAELFIGVRRAVRFGNKNAWTSAESTSNGSKDEVMEAMEKAAKGMAFEVVYYPKAGLPDFVVSAERVEDALRICWSPGMQVKMAVETEDTSRMTWYHGTITAAGSPEAGPWRGSPWRMLQVTWDDAQPLQNMNRLNPWQIEYVLPLPQLHSPFPYHKKLKVLQHHGEANCYVPMNEITNAMAENLNSSVFNHSSFPASMQGARRDQCCISSLSNSESDNSLQTFANLLTNGADSNSKPVSAALNIKNSPLHNLSSSSQNSDQFCGIGSSGQQGHSSSSPIGGHSFQLFGKIIEISKPAERGLRNEDCRTDGEYKENSIISNQPNSSPSRNSNGVFVGLIINSEKPQL